A stretch of Eleutherodactylus coqui strain aEleCoq1 chromosome 2, aEleCoq1.hap1, whole genome shotgun sequence DNA encodes these proteins:
- the TSC22D4 gene encoding TSC22 domain family protein 4, with the protein MSGGKKRSGFQITSVTTDYQPTSPVSPVLAEPPLSPSPPNGPRSPPTSRFRLVRIDQGPLGGGRRYQKGRWTCVDFYNLEVGVQHRAGAGHSLDSGLPRSAPSSPLQLSPGAGAKGQQAPRSQGAPVFAAVTDKEPIAQLSPPLRPAPPPNTEQHEVRRSRPVSDVFNERLLLARSVFSIGDEDESDTSANSMGAIDNKIEQAMDLVKTHLLFAVREEVEALREQIKDLTERNGVLEHENSLLRTLATPQQLSELSVRIQTSRGAL; encoded by the exons ATGAGCGGGGGGAAGAAGCGGAGCGGCTTCCAGATCACCAGTGTGACCACCGACTACCAGCCGACATCCCCTGTTTCCCCGGTCCTTGCAGAGCCCCCACTGTCCCCGTCACCACCCAACGGCCCTCGCTCCCCTCCCACCTCCCGCTTTCGGCTGGTACGGATAGACCAGGGTCCGCTGGGCGGTGGGCGAAGGTATCAGAAGGGGCGCTGGACATGTGTGGACTTCTACAACCTGGAAGTGGGGGTCCAGCACAGAGCGGGCGCCGGACACTCCCTGGACTCTGGCCTCCCTCGGTCTGCTCCGTCCAGCCCCCTGCAGCTCTCACCGGGAGCCGGGGCCAAGGGCCAGCAGGCTCCCCGCTCACAAGGGGCCCCTGTATTCGCTGCAGTCACAGACAAGGAGCCGATAGCTCAG CTCTCTCCTCCTCTGCGTCCAGCGCCACCGCCCAACACAGAGCAGCATGAGGTGCGCCGCAGCCGACCGGTCTCCGACGTCTTCAATGAACGTCTGCTCTTGGCTCGGTCTGTGTTCAGCATTGGAGATGAAGATGAGAGCGACAC ATCTGCCAACAGCATGGGGGCCATCGATAACAAGATTGAACAGGCAATG GACTTGGTGAAGACTCACCTCCTCTTTGCTGTCCGTGAAGAGGTGGAGGCATTGCGGGAACAGATTAAGGACCTAACGGAAAGGAACGGCGTCCTGGAGCACGAGAACAGCCTTTTGCGCACACTTGCCACTCCGCAGCAGCTCTCCGAACTGAGTGTACGCATCCAGACATCTCGGGGTGCGCTGTGA